GCGGCGTGCTCGTGCGTGGCGCGCTGTATGAGCGTGTGGAAAGCGTGTCACCTGCGCGCGGGCGTGCTCGTGCGTGGCGCGCTGTATGAGCGTGTGGGAGCGTGTCACCTGCGGCGCGGCGTGCTCGTGCGTGGCGCGCTGTATGAGCGCGTGGGAGCGTGTCACCTGCGGCGCGGCGTGCTCGTGCGTGGCGCGCTGTATGAGCGTGTGAAGCGTGTCACCTGCGGCGCGGCGTGCTCCTCGTGCGTGGCGCCGCTGTATGAGCGCGTGGGAGCGTGTCACCTGCGGCGCGGCGTGCTCGTGCGTGGCGCGCTGTATGAGCGCGTGGGAGCGTGTCacctgcggcggcggcgggggcgtgCGTGGCGCGCTGTATGAGCGTGTGGGAGCGTGTCACCTGCGGCGCGCGTGCTCGTGCGTGGCGCGCTGTATGAGCGTGTGGGAGCGTGTCACCTGCGGCGCGGCGGCGTGCTCGTGCGTGGCGCGCTGTATGAGCGCGTGGGAGCGTGTCACCTGCGGCGCGGCGTGCTCGTGCGTGGCGCGCTGTATGAGCGCGTGGGAGCGTGTCACCTGCGGCGCGGCGTGCTCGTGCGTGGAGCGCTGTATGAGCGCGTGGGAGCGTGTCACCTGCGGCGCGGCGTGCTCGTGCGTGGCGCGCTGTATGAGCGCGTGGGAGCGTGTCACCTGCGGCGCGGCGTGCTCGTGCGTGGCGCGCTGTATGAGCGCGTGGGAGCGTGTCACCTGCGGCGCGGCGTGCTCGTGCGTGGCGCGCTGTATGAGCGTGTGGGAGCGTGTCACCTGCGGCGCGGCGTGCTCGTGCGTGGCGCGCTGTATGAGCGTGTGGGAGCGTGTCACCTGCGGCGCGGCGTGCTCGTGCGTGGCGCGCTGTATGAGCGCGTGAGCGTGTCACCTGCGGCGCGGCGTGCTCGTGCGTGTGCGCGCTGTATGAGCGTGTGGGAGCGTGTCACCTGCGCGCGGCGTGCTCGTGCGTGGCGCGCTGTATGAGCGTGTGGGAGCGTGTCACCTGCGGCGCGGCGTGTTCGTGCGTGGCGCGCTGTATGAGCGCGAGCCAGGCGCGCGCTGTGTCCGCCGACTCGCAGGCGAAGTAGAAGGCGGTCCCGGTGTGGTAGACCTTGAAGGCGTGCGGGCGCGACTTGACCtcgccggccgccgccgccgtgaACCCCGCCAGCTGGATCATGCAGTCCGCGCGCGAGCACTGCGACACAAGACCGAACTGTATTATGGTAGCGACCAGGGGAGCCTATACCTTCTACGAATAAAGTTGTATACGTATGGTCGGTTTTAGTATTCCGTGGTAGTGGTAGTGGTACCTCAGCGCTGCGGTAGGCGTAGAGCGCGCCGTCGCAGAGCAGCAGGTAGCGGCGCGCCCAGCGCGGCTGCtgctgcgtgcgcgcgcgcacccGCTGCCAcaccgcgccgcccgcgccgcgccccgccagcgcgcgcgccgccaccATGCGACGCTCTGCAACACGCATCAACCATCATGGTACTCTACGGTCTTTGCGTTACTATGATTTCCTTTAAACAGCAGCTGGTCTAAATAGTAAATTAGCTATTGGTGTCTCTTCCCCTCATAGGCCACCAGACCTTCCAAATGCACTCAAGCTGCCATTAAgatgattttccaccggcgaggcgagacgagaattgaaatttgtatggcggcgcccgcgtcGGCTTGCGACGGCTCGCGGCAAGCGCGCGAgaattcatacaaatttcaattctcgtctcgcctcgccggtgggaAATCACCATTAGGGCCGGAACAATTGGTCTTAATAGCTAGTGGTGTAAGAAACAACTGgtttaagtagcaagtggtctttAATTCTTGGACTCAACATCAACgaagctccgcttcgcggagctcctctTCCGTGTACTATACCTCGTACGCAActctaaccttacctaacctatgtatttttttcaagttttcgattAGGTTAAGATcaggtaaaattaaaattaatcccttgagttagattattataaaatattggacacgtatttttgtttttttgctattgtcaatcaaacaaaaaattatgaagatacaGCCAGTTCCGCGTGACATTAGCCCTAGCACAGGCCTTGGTCTTTTTGGACTGTTACTGAACACTTGTCTCTAAACGCATATCAGGATTAGTAATACAATAAGTCTTAATATTAGTGAAATGTTAGCTGTATGCATgttgttgaataaataaataaataaacatcatacGTGAAACGAAAAATATATCTGCATTGGCTTCAAAACAGGTACTTACTGGCAAGCAGGGAGTTCTTTTTCTTCAAGCTTTTGGACTTGTAGGTGGGGAACATGGCGCGCACGCCGCCAtggtgcgcgggcggcgcgcccgGCGGGCCCGGGAAGCCAGCGCCCAGGCTGAGCCCGCCGCCGGGGCCCGGCTCCGCGGCGTTGAGCGGCGGCAGCTCGCGGCGCTCGGCGCCCAGCACGAGGATGTCGTGCTTGCTGATGTGCCTGCGCGGCTTCAGCGGCCAGCCGGGCTCCGGCTCCGCGTCCGGCCGCACGGCGCGCAGCAACCCGTACTCGCAAGGGTGcgtggcgggcggcggcggccgcggcgcggcggcggctcCGGCGGCGCCTCCGACCGCACCGGCGGTTCCGGCCGCGGCTGCCACGTCTGCCCCGGCTCCTCTTGGATAGCCCGCGCGTGATCGCCCGTTGACAACTTACGCCCATCGCCGGGACTCTTTATCGTCACGGCGGTATTGATAGTCTCGACCACGTCGCAGGTGTCGTCCTTATCTTCGGCGAACGAGAACTCGTTCTTCTCGTCGGTCAGCCGCCTGTTCTTCTGCTGGAGTATGGCCTCCTGTATCTGCGAGCTGGACTTCTTGAAGCCGAGGATCTGGTCGGCCTTCTGGGCGGAGTGCACGAGGATGGTGGGGCTGTCCGTGGGCGTGGTGGGGGACTCCGGGATGGTCTGAGTGGCGAGCGGGCCGGGCTCGTcgccgcagccgccgccgccgccgccgccgtcgaAGTCGTAGGCGGGCGTGGAGTGGCTCTTGTCGAGCTTGCCGCGGTTGCGCGCGTCCCGGGCCTCTTCTTCTTCGGCTTTGAGCCGCGCGTTGTTCAACTTTTGCACCAACGGATGGTTGAGCGCGACGCCGAGGCAGGTGCGCGGCCGCGGGGACAGCTCCAGACCGGTGCTGCACGACACCGCCTGGAAAACCACAGCCTCTAGATGAGATTAGATTGGTATTTTAAATGGAATGTGATTATAACGAGCGcgcaatgaaaattaaaatatgggACGACAGAGATCCCCGCCTTGCGGCGGATTGTGGGAGGCGGATGTTAAAACGAGAAAATTGGCGTTTCATTTTttacaaacaattttaaatgtaaaaatttaaGTATCTCAGTTCTGCAGCGGATATCAACTTGGTGTCCACAGAACCATATAGGGTACATTTGAAGACCTACTCAATGACCTAACTTTCAGGTCTTTTGGTTTTTAAGCCAGAAGCTATATTGTTGAAAAATGATGTTCACGAATGCAGCTACCATCGTCCTACGCCGTCTAATAAAAAGAAGTGGTTcaagtgttagacaataaggtttTGTAACAAAATGTCCATGGTCCTTTCATACAATGTCAGGCATTGATGATGGCATAATAGTCAGTACCTTATCCCTCCGGTAGAGCGCCTCCAGCGGCTCGGGGCTGCCGCCCGCGCTACCGCCCGTCCGCCAGCGCTGCTGCGCCAGCTCCTGCCAGAACTGCAACAAACAATCATACTGATAAGTACCAGGACAGCAGCAGTGGAGAGGATATCACTGACCTGCTCGATGCCGGGCGACGGGGAGCCGCCGACTGGCACCGTAACGATGTACCAGGATAGCAGCAGCGGGGAGGAGTCACTGACCTGCTCGATACCGGACGGAGAGGACCTGGCCGCGGACTGGTGCAAGTCACGATGTACCAGGATAGCAGCAGCGGGGAGGAGTCACTGACTTGCTCGATACCGGGCGGCGGGGACCTGGCCGCGGACTGGTGCAAGTCACGATGTACCAGGGTAGCAGCAGCGGGGAGGAGTCACTGACCTGCTCGATACCGGGCGGCGAGGACCTGGCCGCGGACTGGTGCAAGTCACGATGTACCAGGACAGCAGCAGCGGGGAGAGTCACTGACTTGCTCGATACCGGGCGGCGGGGACCTGGCCGCGGACTGGTGCAAGTCACGATTACCAGGACAGCAGCAGCGGGGAGGAGTCACTGACTTGCTCGATACAGGGCGGCGGGGGACCTGGCCGCGGACTGGAGCAAGTCACGATGTACCAGGATAGCAGCAGCGGGGAGGAGTCACTGACTTGCTCGATAACGGGCGGCGAGGACCTGGCCGCGGACTGGTGCAAGTCACGATGTACCAGGGTAGCAGCAGCGGGGAGGAGTCACTGACCTGCTCGATACCGGGCGGAGGGGACCTGGCCGTAGACTGGTGCAAGTCACGATGTACCAGGGTAGCAGCAGCGGGGAGGAGTCACTGACCTGCTCGATACCGGGCGGAGAGGACCTGGCCGCGGACTGGTGCAAGTCACGATGTACCTGGGTAGCAGCAGCGGGGAGGAGTCACTGACCTGCTCGATACCGGGCGGAGGGACCTGGCCGTAGACTGGTGCAAGTCACGATGTACCTGGTAGCAGCAGCGGGGAGGAGTCACTGACCTGCTCGATaccgggcggcgggcggcgcgccgtGGGGCTGGCGCAGCTCACGCTGTGTCTGCGGCGAGTCAGCGCGCGCGGCTTGGGCGGGTACATCCTACGATACGATAACATACATTTGTTGAACAAATCATAGCGGAATTCCACAATTTccaaaaaggttccaccctggtatgtgGTTCAGATTTCTCGTCTGTAGGTAATGCaatgcagtcaacaaaaactgaATTATGAAGATAAAAGTTTGAACAAAGAGATTATCGTGAGGGTGAACTGTCGTAGGGTAGGTTAAGGTAGTTACCGGGTGTGGTCGGGCGGCGCGGTGGGCGAGGCGGGCGGCGACAGCGGCTCGGAGTCGGACGAGCTGGCGTCctcgcgcggcgccggcgccggcgcagccagcagcgcgcgcgacgCCTGCAGCGCCTCCAGGCGGCTGCGGCTCCTGGGGAAACACAATGAGAATGCGTACGTTTGACAAATTTGACGTCAcctttgtgattggttaaataagcCAATCACAAGCGAGACTGAAACGTTAAATGGACCTCATCacaccatctagcgatattttgtaTGCCCAGAACCTGCATGGGTTCCTTAGTTTTCGAGCAAGGCGTCCAGCAATTGAGTAAGAGCTATGTGCCTTCCCCCCCCTACCTCAGCTGCAGGGGCGGGCGCTGCGCgcggcggcgcaggcgcagTGTCAGCTCCCCGGAGGCGCCGCGCTCCGCGCACGCGCGCTCCACGGCCGCCCGCTCCACCCGATTACGCACACGGAGCCGACCTGCGACATAGCACATGCTTTATTTCACCTGGGCCTAATTTTTGACGCTTCCTTACCAGTTTAATAACATCAAATAATTAGAGAAAACATATATtatcatactagcttttgcccgcgacttcgtccgcgtggaatagtaactttggaaagtatttaatttatttaggatacctattctgccaataatagcacatagaaacttctacggcttactgaaaataaccatttcaatacattgctataaatataaagtatttttttttgtttatccggatcaaatgatttttagggttccgttcctcaagaggcaaaaattgaacccttataggatcacttttctgtccgtccgtccgtctgtctgtcaagaccctttatctaacggagtatcggtatcgagttgaaattataaacccctaaactcaggtcaatagtcccgaaagctgtgaaaaaatcaaacttctaagtcaaggcaaacaaaagctacagtcattaaagaggtgttttcatacaaatcgccttaacagaaaaagttatagcacACTGCCGGCTGTCTTAGAAACTTGGAATCTTGCATAAAAGtggctcttatagcacaataaataagaaaaatctgaatttttcatgatgacctcacTTTGCGTACATTattcttatgagcttagaaggttctgctaacactgcatcatccccctctgctaacatcccctcgcaggtaaagttTTTCAAATGAAGAActttttcataaacatttttttttgttattcatcatcatcgatcattatcaccacaatcaccatcatcatcaccaatcatcataatcagcaccactatcatcaccatcaccatcaatcagctccacagcctccgctccgctcagcagcgtccgctccgttccactgcctccgctccgctgcctcctctccacagcctccgctccgccagcctccgctccgccagcctccgctccgtcagcctccgctccgccagcctccgctccaccAGCCTCCactccgccagcctccgatccgctcagcagcgtcagctccgctccgctgcctccgctctacttgactgcctccgctgcagcctagattgtctccgctctatccgttgcctccgctccactccgttgcctccgctccactccgttgcctccctgcctccgctccgatgcctccgctccattgtctccgctccgctccactgcctccgctctgttccgccagcctccgctccgccagcctccgctccgctcagcagcgtcagctccactccgctgcctccgctctacttcactgcctccgctgtagcctgcattgtctccgctccatctgttgcctccactccactccgttgccttctcgatttatcttcgaaatgACTACCTTCCATAtacactttcatcccctatttcatcccctcatagGTCGAGTTTTCAAAAAAGGTCAACCAAATatagatttatttcttattaagtgcctaaattccaagtttcatggttttatcatcaacagcgacgaacttccaccatataaactttcatcccctatttcaaccctttaaagcctctttttcgcgataaaagatagcctatgttctttcccaaggtctattctatctctgtaccaaatttcatcaaaatccgttcagcgatttaggcgtgaaagcgtaacagacagacagacagacagtcagacagacagagttactttcgcatttataatattatagtatagtatggattaagttcctaaattccaagtttcatggttttatcatcaacagcgacgaacttccaccatataaactttcatcccctatttcaaccccttaaagcctctttttcgcgataaaagatagcctatgttctttcccaaggtctattctacctctgtaccaaatttcatcaaaatccgttcagcggtttaggcgtgaaagcgtaacagacagacagacagacagacagacagacagacagacagttactttcgcatttataatattagtatggatagtatggatgaTAACTACAGATGGAGCTGAAGAGCTCACTTACAAACGAAAGCTATGACGTGTAATTAGGCGGTGTGTTCCTAGTGtgtagcaatgagggctatcgttttttgtctttctagatggcgcactgttgcgtgaggttttaaagtgtggctttcaaagtctgttattacgggcctgaaaacaaagtttagattaaaatcatatcttATACACATtaaatcgtaccataaaaatatcgagcaaccaaaGTGTTGCGTagccccgttttgttcggaaaaaaagggaggacaaaagtttcccaaagacaaaactgtctcaaaacacactcattcattgccccgtaacgcataattgccataattaatttcaggtaacgcaaaatattcacaaaattatttttattataaataaacccgcgtagctcacccaaaagctatgagatttgacatttcagagacctcacgctacactagcgcctctagcggcgaattcatacgcgatagccctcattatgtctCAGTGTGTAACAATCCTGTCTCAGGTGTGAAGCAAGTGCGTCTCGGGTGTTGTGTGCCAGGTTTGTAGCAGATATGTCTCTGGTGGGTAGCGTGTGTCCCGGGCGTGTAGCGTGTAGCGTGAAGCAGTCGTCCAGGTACCTGCACGATCTCGTCCCCGTCGAGCACGGCGCCGGAGGCGTGCGCGGGCGAGCCGAAGCGGATGGCGGCGAGCTGGTGGTAGCCGCCGCACGACGGCAGCACGGCGAAGCCCAGCGGCCGCGCGCCCTGCGCCAGCGTCACCTGCTCCAGCGACGCCGGCTGCAGGATCACCGGGTCCGACACGTCCTGCAACATTATCATACAGGACTTTAAACATGCTATGCggattatagattttttttccatgGAAACGTAGGGTTTGGGGATCGAACTTCAAAGAAACAGCGTCTTAAGCTGTAGTTGGGTCAGTCAACTTTTGTGTGTAgctggttgccatggtaacgtctcctgggtcacttccAAATCTACTAAAAGTTAGGAATTGTGACAGTTTTAGGCAATTCCTTCACGGCTCATCTCATAAGCATGCTAgaagtatacattgcaaacatttttctaagcaagTGTCTGATGTCTCCTGGGTCGTCGCACAAAAAAAGACCCACCTTATCagtctcaatgagggctatcgcgaatgaattcgccgctagaggcgctagtgtagcgtgaggtctccgaaatgtcaaatctcataggttttgggtgagctacgcgggtttatttataattagaataattttgtgaatattttgcattatctgaaattaattatggcaattatgcgttacggggctatGAATGTCtggttttgagacagttttgtctttcggaaacctttgtcctccctttttccgaacaaaacggggactatgcaacactgtggcatgctcgatatttttatggtacggttttaaggtgtattaaatatgattttaagctaaactttgttttcacgcccgtaataacagactttgaaagccatacttaaaaacctcacgcaacagtgcgccatctagtgagacataaaacgatagccctcattgaggaACTTCGGTAGTGCGATGTCGGATATCGCAGTTGTTCTGTGTGACCACTTCAGCCTGCCTTTTCTCTCTAGGTttacgaatgagggctatcgttttttgtctcactagatggcgcactgttgcgtgaggtttttaagtatggctttcaaagtctgttattacgggcgtgaaaacaaagtttagattaaaatcatatttaatacaccttaaaaccgtaccataaaaatatcgagcatgccacagtgttgcaaagtccctgttttgttcggaaaaaagggaggacaaaggtttccgaaagacaaaactgtctcaaaacacagacatttattgccccggaacgcatatttgccataattaatttcagatattgcaaaatattcacaaaattattctaattataaataaacccgcgtagctcacccaaaaactatgagatttgacatttcggagacctcacgctacactagcgcctgtagcggcgaattcatttgCGATAGCCTCATTGCAGTGCAGTCTGTCGGAGAGCGTGAAGCTGTATGGAGATGCAGGTGTTCCCAACCTGCACTATATGGTCGGCCAgctgcgcggcggcgcgcgcggcggcggccacgGCGCGCGCGGGCTGCTCGGCGAAGCGGTCGCGCTGCGCGCACGTGCAGGCCTCCAGGCACAGCGCCAGCAGCGCGCCCGCGCGGCCCCGCAGCCCCGCCGCGCCCACCATGCGCTCCAGCCAGCACACCAGCGTCTGCCCACACGCCGACACATGTTACTGTACGGAACACGTTCACCGGACCCGGGAAATAATACCCATCGATTACTGACAATTTTTGAGCAACCtacaattttaaattgtatgcTGCTAGACaactttttagttatttaaggccgtagatttttttgatattttcagtcaattaatttatttatcgctTTAAATACTTTCCGTCGGGCGAcacgcctgctcgtttgcctcctatcatataaaaaaattacttcaaaCTTTGTCTTTGCAACCCTCGCGACGCTCGTCCCGTAAACGAGGTCTACTTGCCGCGCCTCAACGCCTCAACGAGCGCATACCTTGACGGCGGCGACGGCCCGCGCCACGTCCATGAGCGCCTGTGTCTCGAGCCGCTGGTCCCCGTGCGCCTGCGCCCTCAGCGCGCGGGCCGCCCCTCCCGCGCACACGGACACCCGCAACGCCAGCTGCTGCACGCACTCGCGGGGCAGCTCATATtgctgcacacacacacaacaagaCTGgttacatcgaaaatacaaactcagacatggatgc
This Choristoneura fumiferana chromosome 12, NRCan_CFum_1, whole genome shotgun sequence DNA region includes the following protein-coding sequences:
- the cnk gene encoding LOW QUALITY PROTEIN: connector enhancer of ksr (The sequence of the model RefSeq protein was modified relative to this genomic sequence to represent the inferred CDS: deleted 6 bases in 4 codons) is translated as MGSLNVAEWTPDQVAEWMKGLGGSVAGHAERLRARGVGGARLLALRCDQLERLGVRAIGHQELLLEAVDQLRHFQYELPRECVQQLALRVSVCAGGAARALRAQAHGDQRLETQALMDVARAVAAVKTLVCWLERMVGAAGLRGRAGALLALCLEACTCAQRDRFAEQPARAVAAAARAAAQLADHIVQDVSDPVILQPASLEQVTLAQGARPLGFAVLPSCGGYHQLAAIRFGSPAHASGAVLDGDEIVQVGSVCVIGWSGGRGARVRGARRLRGADTAPAPPRAAPAPAAEEPQPPGGAAGVARAAGCAGAGAARGRSSSDSEPLSPPASPTAPPDHTRMYPPKPRALTRRRHSVSCASPTARRPPPGIEQFWQELAQQRWRTGGSAGGSPEPLEALYRRDKAVSCSTGLELSPRPRTCLGVALNHPLVQKLNNARLKAEEEEARDARNRGKLDKSHSTPAYDFDGGGGGGGCGDEPGPLATQTIPESPTTPTDSPTILVHSAQKADQILGFKKSSSQIQEAILQQKNRRLTDEKNEFSFAEDKDDTCDVVETINTAVTIKSPGDGRKLSTGDHARAIQEEPGQTWQPRPEPPVRSEAPGAAAAPRPPPPATHPCEYGLLRAVRPDAEPEPGWPLKPRRHISKHDILVLGAERRELPPLNAAEPGPGGGLSLGAGFPGPPGAPPAHHGGVRAMFPTYKSKSLKKKNSLLAKRRMVAARALAGRGAGGAVWQRVRARTQQQPRWARRYLLLCDGALYAYRSAECSRADCMIQLAGFTAAAAGEVKSRPHAFKVYHTGTAFYFACESADTARAWLALIQRATHEHAAPQTSGEMPKQYSETDYSTDSDAESERTRDRERDREKDKEKEKDKSKFGSLKKLTHRMQRSESSEAVGVVGVGGATSLDRKYLRFFSRARHKEDKPAKSKQSNVRSRRSTTAATVARRRAGPGAGLGAAGGAAAPRPPTPLNYIHASNPNLLDFDKSEFAARPQPRSVPLARAPLHKPDSFVGFVTLEEFMLKKQEEERRQVYTNRVLLGVERGERDASLQRRLREVVPDVLYGALPPSSLPAPLAELQARSLPRAPPPPRRDAPGKPVSVRGKDGYEKIVYTEEKPGRVERMRRASPPATPPAPEPPRWRDSLRRNDKVHSGAGAGASGSPGAGAGAGAGAGAGAGARRVAPLAPLAAAAAVESVSAGGGGGGGGGGAGAGVSRLRLMFGGRSNSRETHRQESVPAARPARAAGSPAARARAAGSAARGRGRGAAGAASGRGARRSTRTCSARHLPAGELLAGERDPPGAPAAPAPAAPAAHAARLTPHRPAPTRVDTALK